In Pseudobythopirellula maris, a single window of DNA contains:
- a CDS encoding GlcG/HbpS family heme-binding protein, whose product MAAAVGVTLEQAQKMVAAAVAKSTEMGVLMNVAVVDAGGNLTAFAHMDGAWLGSIDISIKKARTARMFDMPTGAIGGLSQPGGPLYAIEHSNGGLITFPGGVPVTGADGELIGAIGVSGSTVEDDHAVAEAGAAAL is encoded by the coding sequence ATGGCGGCTGCTGTTGGCGTAACGTTGGAACAGGCTCAGAAGATGGTCGCGGCGGCCGTGGCCAAGAGCACCGAGATGGGCGTGCTGATGAACGTCGCGGTGGTCGACGCCGGCGGCAACCTCACGGCGTTCGCCCACATGGACGGCGCCTGGCTGGGGTCGATCGACATCTCGATCAAGAAGGCCCGCACGGCGCGGATGTTCGACATGCCCACGGGCGCGATCGGCGGTTTGTCGCAGCCGGGCGGCCCGCTCTACGCCATCGAGCACTCGAACGGCGGCTTGATCACGTTCCCCGGCGGCGTGCCGGTCACGGGCGCCGACGGCGAGCTGATCGGCGCGATCGGCGTCTCGGGCAGCACCGTGGAAGACGACCACGCCGTGGCCGAAGCGGGCGCAGCGGCGCTGTAA
- a CDS encoding Y-family DNA polymerase — translation MVNVDWLFLDMNAFFASAEQQLRPELRGRPVAVVPTMTHRTCCIAASYEARPYGVRTGTNVGEALRLCPRLVLVEARHERYVDLHHAIIAAVETVLPVEKVCSVDEMVCQLSPQHRSVAEAVLQGQRVKEAIYRDVGEAMRCSVGLATNRFLAKVASNLKKPDGLTVLTREGLPKSLYRMKLDDFPGIARNMRARLERRGVRSVRQLCGLSRDDMVDIWESVLGEQWWHWLRGDEVPDRPTKRRTVGHSHVLPPELRTDGGSRGVMVRLLHKAAARLRKLEHWAGRMDLSVSYADDRPRWKVTIKLGRCQDTPTMLRALDEAWQTRTPSEVRHGRPIQVAITLYKLTPSVCATPSLFVEERKALEAARTMDMVNDQLGGGALYFASMHNTKETAPMRIAFTNIPNLEDERGAVGGSTREGKEERPLIATELKGTTKELRNKEKRHA, via the coding sequence ATGGTAAACGTCGACTGGCTCTTTCTCGACATGAACGCCTTCTTCGCCTCGGCGGAGCAGCAGCTGCGGCCCGAGCTGCGCGGTCGGCCCGTGGCCGTCGTGCCGACGATGACCCACCGCACCTGCTGCATCGCCGCCAGCTACGAGGCCCGGCCGTACGGCGTCCGCACCGGCACGAACGTGGGCGAGGCGCTGAGGCTCTGCCCGCGCCTGGTGCTGGTCGAGGCCCGCCACGAGCGCTACGTCGATCTGCACCACGCGATCATCGCCGCGGTGGAGACCGTGCTGCCGGTCGAAAAGGTCTGCTCGGTCGACGAGATGGTCTGTCAGCTCTCGCCGCAGCACCGGAGCGTGGCCGAGGCGGTGCTGCAGGGCCAGCGCGTCAAAGAGGCGATCTACCGCGACGTGGGCGAGGCGATGCGTTGCTCGGTCGGGCTGGCGACGAACCGCTTCCTCGCCAAGGTGGCCAGCAACCTCAAGAAGCCCGACGGCCTCACCGTGCTCACCCGCGAGGGGCTGCCGAAGAGCCTCTACCGGATGAAGCTCGACGATTTTCCCGGCATCGCGCGCAACATGCGCGCCCGGCTCGAGCGGCGCGGCGTGCGCAGCGTAAGGCAGCTGTGCGGCCTGAGCCGCGACGACATGGTCGACATCTGGGAGAGCGTGCTGGGCGAGCAGTGGTGGCACTGGCTGCGCGGCGACGAGGTTCCCGATCGGCCGACCAAGCGCCGCACGGTGGGGCACTCGCACGTGCTGCCGCCCGAGCTGCGCACCGACGGAGGATCGCGCGGCGTGATGGTGCGTCTCTTGCACAAGGCGGCCGCCCGCTTAAGAAAACTCGAGCACTGGGCCGGGCGGATGGACCTGTCGGTGAGCTACGCCGACGACCGCCCGCGTTGGAAGGTGACGATCAAGCTCGGCCGCTGCCAAGACACGCCCACGATGCTCCGCGCCTTGGACGAGGCGTGGCAAACCCGCACGCCGAGCGAGGTGCGCCACGGCCGGCCGATCCAGGTGGCGATCACGCTCTACAAACTCACCCCCTCGGTGTGCGCCACGCCGTCGCTGTTCGTCGAAGAACGCAAGGCGCTCGAGGCGGCCCGCACGATGGACATGGTCAACGACCAACTCGGCGGCGGCGCCCTCTACTTCGCGTCGATGCACAACACCAAGGAGACGGCGCCGATGCGGATCGCGTTCACCAACATCCCCAACCTGGAAGACGAGCGCGGCGCGGTGGGGGGCAGCACGCGCGAAGGGAAAGAAGAGAGACCGCTTATCGCCACGGAGTTGAAGGGAACCACAAAGGAACTAAGGAACAAAGAGAAACGGCATGCCTGA
- a CDS encoding cofactor-independent phosphoglycerate mutase, translated as MKYAIIIPDGAADEPQDSLAGKTPLEAARTPHMDALAAAGVVARACHTPKALPAGSEIGNLSLLGYDPHAHFTGRAPMEAAAQGIELGPSDWAVRCNLVTITHGDDGPVMKDFTADHITSTEGAAILADCQEQLASDPRFCGALEFVPGVSYRNLLLWRGEKLPSPFSTDTRTEAPHDWTDLSVEGAHPRGPGGDVLVELMEKSETLLADHPVNQARVKAGKSPATHLWLWGLGGAPSLEPFATKFGPRGAMITAVDLLRGIAALVGWDRIEVEGATGYLDTDYAAKGRAAIKAFDEYDLVCVHVEAPDEASHEGRADEKVKAIERIDADVVGPLVEALQERGDDWRVMISPDHPTFLSTKKHTHGDVPVVMAGVGIEADGFDSYGDTNAAESSLVFAKGWEAMPWWIGR; from the coding sequence ATGAAGTACGCAATCATCATCCCCGACGGCGCAGCCGACGAGCCGCAAGATTCTCTCGCCGGCAAGACGCCGCTCGAGGCGGCCCGCACGCCGCACATGGACGCGCTCGCGGCGGCGGGGGTCGTCGCGCGGGCCTGCCACACGCCTAAGGCTCTGCCGGCCGGGTCGGAGATCGGCAACCTGTCGCTGCTGGGCTACGACCCGCATGCCCACTTCACCGGCCGGGCGCCGATGGAGGCGGCCGCCCAAGGGATCGAACTCGGGCCCAGCGACTGGGCCGTGCGTTGCAACCTCGTGACGATCACCCACGGCGACGACGGCCCGGTGATGAAGGACTTCACCGCCGACCACATCACCTCGACCGAGGGCGCCGCGATCTTGGCAGACTGCCAGGAGCAACTGGCGAGCGACCCGCGGTTCTGTGGCGCCCTGGAGTTCGTGCCGGGCGTGAGCTACCGCAACCTGCTGTTGTGGCGTGGCGAGAAGCTCCCCTCGCCCTTCTCGACCGACACCCGGACCGAGGCGCCGCACGACTGGACCGATCTGAGCGTCGAGGGCGCCCACCCGCGTGGGCCGGGCGGCGACGTGCTGGTCGAACTGATGGAGAAGTCCGAAACGCTGCTGGCCGACCACCCGGTGAACCAGGCCCGCGTGAAAGCAGGAAAATCGCCGGCCACGCACCTCTGGCTGTGGGGCCTGGGCGGCGCGCCGAGCCTCGAGCCGTTCGCCACGAAGTTCGGCCCCCGCGGGGCGATGATCACGGCCGTCGACCTGCTGCGCGGCATCGCGGCGCTGGTCGGCTGGGACCGCATCGAAGTGGAGGGCGCCACCGGTTACCTCGACACCGACTACGCGGCGAAAGGCCGCGCGGCCATCAAGGCATTCGACGAGTACGACCTGGTTTGTGTCCACGTCGAGGCGCCCGACGAGGCGTCGCACGAGGGCCGCGCGGACGAGAAGGTCAAAGCGATCGAGCGGATCGACGCCGACGTCGTCGGCCCGCTCGTCGAGGCCCTCCAAGAGCGAGGCGACGACTGGCGCGTGATGATCAGCCCCGACCACCCGACGTTCCTATCCACCAAGAAGCACACCCACGGCGACGTGCCGGTCGTGATGGCCGGCGTGGGGATCGAAGCGGACGGCTTCGATTCTTACGGCGACACGAACGCGGCGGAGTCGTCGCTGGTGTTCGCGAAGGGGTGGGAGGCGATGCCTTGGTGGATTGGTAGGTGA
- a CDS encoding 5-(carboxyamino)imidazole ribonucleotide synthase gives MANADTTPHEPLPPGSTLGVFGGGQLGRMFCEAASALGFKTHVFAPEGDCPASQAADAHTVADYHDFAAVAGFAESVDAVTLEFENVPVATAEAAARHTRVAPSGEALFMVQNRGREKRFLLGAGVPCAPFAMVRNNDELLAAVDLIGAPSVLKTTQFGYDGKGQVVLHDAAEAADAWAYLGRHKCVLEQFVEFRREVSVVVARGMDGATAVCGPIENDHKNHILDLSLLPAACDESVAAEARRVAELVAKELDLVGVVCVEFFETTDGQVVVNEIAPRPHNSGHLTIEACAASQFEQQARAIAGMPLGSFEAPRPAAMANLLGDLWSAGEPDWDAAKAVDGVQLHLYGKGSARPGRKMGHLTAVADTVEAARDAVLEARRRLGPS, from the coding sequence GTGGCCAACGCCGACACGACGCCTCACGAACCGTTGCCGCCGGGTTCGACCCTTGGCGTGTTCGGCGGCGGGCAGCTCGGCCGCATGTTTTGCGAGGCGGCCTCGGCGCTCGGCTTCAAGACGCACGTGTTCGCGCCCGAGGGCGATTGCCCGGCGAGCCAAGCGGCCGACGCCCACACCGTGGCTGACTACCACGACTTCGCCGCCGTGGCGGGCTTCGCGGAATCGGTCGACGCCGTGACGCTCGAGTTCGAGAACGTGCCCGTGGCCACGGCCGAGGCGGCCGCCCGGCACACCCGCGTCGCCCCAAGCGGCGAGGCGCTGTTCATGGTGCAGAACCGCGGCCGCGAGAAGCGGTTCTTGCTCGGCGCCGGCGTGCCGTGCGCGCCGTTCGCCATGGTCCGCAACAACGACGAACTGCTGGCGGCGGTCGACCTGATCGGCGCCCCCTCGGTGCTCAAGACCACGCAGTTCGGCTACGACGGCAAGGGCCAGGTCGTGCTCCACGACGCGGCCGAGGCGGCCGACGCGTGGGCCTACCTCGGTCGCCACAAGTGTGTGCTCGAACAGTTCGTTGAGTTCCGCCGCGAGGTGTCGGTCGTCGTCGCCCGCGGCATGGACGGCGCCACGGCCGTTTGCGGGCCGATCGAGAACGACCACAAGAACCACATCCTCGACCTGTCGCTGCTGCCGGCCGCCTGCGACGAGTCGGTCGCCGCCGAGGCGCGCCGCGTGGCGGAGCTCGTGGCCAAGGAGCTCGACCTGGTCGGGGTTGTTTGTGTCGAGTTCTTCGAGACGACCGATGGCCAAGTCGTGGTGAACGAGATCGCCCCACGGCCGCACAACTCGGGGCACCTGACGATCGAAGCGTGTGCCGCTTCACAGTTTGAGCAACAAGCGCGCGCGATCGCCGGCATGCCGCTCGGCTCTTTCGAGGCCCCACGGCCGGCGGCGATGGCCAACCTGCTGGGCGATCTTTGGTCGGCGGGCGAGCCCGACTGGGACGCCGCCAAGGCCGTCGATGGCGTGCAATTGCACCTCTACGGCAAGGGCTCGGCCCGGCCGGGGCGGAAGATGGGGCACCTCACGGCCGTGGCCGACACGGTCGAGGCGGCCCGCGACGCGGTGCTCGAGGCGCGGCGGCGGCTTGGGCCGAGTTAG
- the purE gene encoding 5-(carboxyamino)imidazole ribonucleotide mutase, with the protein MPADSESPLVGVIMGSQSDWETMRRAVEALEELGVPCEHRVVSAHRTPELMVEYAKEAEGRGLEVIVAGAGGAAHLPGMVASMTVLPVLGVPVQSKALSGIDSLLSIAQMPGGVPVGTLAIGAAGAKNAGLLAARILAASRPELRKKLHAFQQAQTDKVLAQKLT; encoded by the coding sequence ATGCCAGCCGACAGCGAATCGCCCCTGGTGGGCGTGATCATGGGCTCCCAGAGCGACTGGGAGACGATGCGCCGCGCCGTCGAGGCGCTCGAGGAGCTCGGCGTGCCGTGCGAGCACCGCGTGGTGTCGGCCCACCGCACGCCGGAGCTGATGGTCGAGTACGCCAAGGAGGCCGAGGGCCGCGGGTTGGAGGTGATCGTCGCCGGCGCCGGCGGGGCGGCCCACCTGCCCGGCATGGTGGCGTCGATGACCGTGTTGCCCGTGCTCGGAGTGCCGGTGCAGTCGAAGGCGCTCAGCGGGATCGACTCGCTGTTGTCGATCGCCCAGATGCCGGGCGGCGTGCCCGTAGGAACGCTCGCGATCGGCGCCGCCGGCGCCAAGAACGCGGGGCTGCTGGCGGCGCGCATCCTGGCGGCGAGCCGCCCGGAGCTGCGCAAGAAGCTGCACGCCTTTCAGCAGGCGCAGACCGACAAGGTGCTTGCGCAGAAACTCACCTAG
- a CDS encoding GxxExxY protein, whose translation MPEFEPIPEGDEKLAKVVLDAAFRVHTKLGPGLLESVYEQCLCHELLQARILFQSQLMLPIQYDQIVIDAGLRLDLLVGERTVVELKAVESVLPIHKAQLFTYLKLTKCRLGLLLNFNVPQFKHGFTRVVC comes from the coding sequence ATGCCTGAGTTTGAACCGATTCCTGAAGGCGATGAGAAGCTGGCGAAAGTGGTTCTCGACGCCGCTTTTCGAGTCCACACGAAGCTCGGACCCGGGCTGCTTGAATCGGTGTACGAGCAGTGCCTTTGCCACGAATTGTTGCAGGCCCGCATCCTGTTCCAGTCCCAGCTCATGTTGCCTATTCAATACGACCAGATTGTGATTGATGCCGGACTGCGTCTCGACTTGCTAGTCGGAGAAAGAACCGTTGTAGAACTCAAAGCGGTCGAGTCCGTGCTTCCAATCCACAAGGCGCAGCTCTTTACCTACCTAAAGCTGACAAAGTGCCGCCTAGGCCTCTTGCTCAATTTTAACGTCCCCCAGTTCAAGCACGGCTTTACGAGAGTCGTTTGCTGA